The genomic region CTAAAATACAAAGATTAAATAAAAGACTACATTTTATATATCTGTATTTTTTCGTTCACGTCACTGAATTTATAACCACGGTACATGCCCTCGGTATTAAACGTCAGCACAAAGTTACCATTTTTATCGATCGCAACAATACCGCCACTACCATTTGCCTTAAGCAAGTCTTGCATGATCACCTCATCAGCGGCTTGTTGCAATGACTTTTTGCCATGCATGACTCGCGCACATACATCGTGGGCTACCGCGTAACGAATAAAATATTCACCATGCCCGGTAGCGCTGACTGCACAACTGCGATTGTCTGCGTAAGTGCCAGCCCCGATCACCGGCGAGTCCCCGATGCGACCAAAGCGTTTATTGGTCATGCCGCCGGTAGAGGTGCCTGCCGCAAGATTACCGTTCTTGTCTATAGCCACCGCACCAACAGTACCAAATTTATGCTCGGGGTCCTGCGATTGTTCATCCAGTATTTCATCATCGAATTCCATAGGGTGATCTGAACTGTTGTGTTGTTTCTCTCGCAGTTTTGCCTTATGCAATTGTTGTAAACGAAAATCCGTGGAAAAGTACGCGTTCTCCACCAGCTCCAGGTTTTGTTGTTTGGCAAATTCTTCAGCACCTTTGCCAGACAGCATGACATGCCTGGAATTCAACATAACTTGTTCAGCTAAAAGAATGGGGTTTTTCACATTTTTCACCGATGTGATCGCACCAGCATTCAGATCGCGACCATCCATCAGAGACGCATCAAGTTCATGGGTTTGTTCCGAGGTGAACACTGCACCCTTGCCGGCATTGAACAGCGGACTGTTCTCCAGAATGACTATAGTTGCGCTTACCGCATCAA from Gammaproteobacteria bacterium harbors:
- a CDS encoding isoaspartyl peptidase/L-asparaginase, whose amino-acid sequence is MNKSTHYGLVIHGGAGTITRKNLSPEKESALRAKLSEAIQAGYKTLNDGGSSIDAVSATIVILENSPLFNAGKGAVFTSEQTHELDASLMDGRDLNAGAITSVKNVKNPILLAEQVMLNSRHVMLSGKGAEEFAKQQNLELVENAYFSTDFRLQQLHKAKLREKQHNSSDHPMEFDDEILDEQSQDPEHKFGTVGAVAIDKNGNLAAGTSTGGMTNKRFGRIGDSPVIGAGTYADNRSCAVSATGHGEYFIRYAVAHDVCARVMHGKKSLQQAADEVIMQDLLKANGSGGIVAIDKNGNFVLTFNTEGMYRGYKFSDVNEKIQIYKM